The genomic segment CGCCGAGGCGGCGTACGACGTGATCCTGATGGACGTCCAGATGCCCGGCATGGACGGCATCACCGCCACCCGGAAGATCCGTGAGGCCGAAGCGGCGACGGGGCGGCACATCCCCATCGTCGCCCTGACGGCCCACGCCCTCCAGTGCGACCGGGAGCGGTGCCTGGAGGCCGGCATGGACCACTTCCTCAGCAAGCCCATGCGGGCCCGGGACCTCTTTACCCTCCTGGACTCGCTTGCCCCCGCGCCGGGGCCCGGCACCGCCCCGGCCGTGATCTCCCCGAGCGCCCCCGCACCCGACGCGGTCCAGGGAGAGAGCGCCATGTACCCGATCCGGAGGATCCTCGACGACCTCGGGGGCAACCGGGAGGTGTTCGCGAAGCTGGCCAGGCGCTTCCAGACCCAGATCCCCCCGCGCCTGGCGGCCTTGAAGGAAGCCATCGCCGGGTCGGCCTTCGACGCGGCGGCGGAGGAAGCCCACCGCATCCGGGGCGTCGCGGGTTACTTCTCCGAGCGGATCATCCGGCTGGGGCACGAACTGGAAACCGCCGCCCGGGACGGGAAAGCTCCCCTGGTCGCCTCGCTGGGCTCCGCGTTCACGACGGACGTGGAAGCGGTCCTGGCCTACCTCGCCTCGGGAGCGTGGGAACGTGAACTGGGTGAGTGACGACCGCCGGATTCCCTCTTGTCCGGCTGGGGAGGCTGTAGTAAGATTGGAATCCGTTCAACGGGATCGATTGTGCACCAAAGGGTTGAACTGGCAGGTTGAATGACGACACCCCCGGAAAACCGACACCCTGGCCTCGACGCCGACCTCGTTTCCCGATTCCGGGCCGGTGACCGCGAGGCGTTCAACGAGATCGTCCACCGTTACCACCGCCCCGTCTTCAATGCGGCCTTCCGGATACTGGGAGAGGCCGAGGACGCCCGGGACGTCTGCCAGTCGACCTTTCTCCGGGCTTTCGAACACCTGCCCTCCTACCGCGACGACCTCCCCTTCTTCTCCTGGCTCTACCGGATCGCGGTGAACGAGGCCCTCCGGTGCCTTCAGCGGAACCGCGCCCGGAGGTCCCTGACGGCGCCCGGGAACGGGTTCTCCGAACCCGGCGCCGAGGACGGCCCGCAGCGGGAGGTGCTCCGCGGGGAGTGGGCGGAGGCCATCGACCGGGCGCTGCGACGGTTGACGACGGACCACCGGGTGGTGATCATCCTCCGGCATTTCATGGACTGTTCCTACCAGGAGATGGCCGTCATCCTCGACCTCCCCGAGAAGACCGTGAAGTCCCGGCTCTTCGAAGCCCGGCAGAACCTGAGGCGGGTGATAAGAGTTTAGGCTGTAGGCTGTAGGCTGTAGGTCCGGCGGGGTTTCCATCGGTATCGGTATCGGTATCGCAATCGGTATCGCAATCGCAATCGGTATCGCCATCGCCGTCGGTATCGCCGCCACCGTCGCGACCAAAGATGCTGCGGGCCAGGGAAGATGGTTCTTCGGGCACCTTCCTTATTCAAAGGCGCAGGGTTGGGAAGCGACGCGTTCCTCCCGCCGCCTTCGGGGCGGGTTCGCCCCTTCGCTGCCACGTCTTTTCCCCGGGGCGGCGCCGCGGACGCCCGTCAACTTTTCGCGCCCCGGCCTGGTTTCCCCGGCGTCCGCGGCTTGCCTCGGGCTAAAACGCCTTTCCCCTTAGGGGAATCGGGGAGGAGGATCATCAATCGAACCAGATAGGACGCTCGCGGCGCCCAACCGGAGTTGGCGCTTCGAGGGACCGACCCTCCCTGAAGGGGAGGGGGCGTCCCAGCCGGGGGCAAGACGCGGGCGCCGGCCGCAAACGTGCAACGGGCCGCTCGTTCGGGGCGCCCGCGTCGCCGCCCCCGGAACGCGGCAGCGGGGGATGCAAAAGCACTGCTC from the Acidobacteriota bacterium genome contains:
- a CDS encoding sigma-70 family RNA polymerase sigma factor, producing MTTPPENRHPGLDADLVSRFRAGDREAFNEIVHRYHRPVFNAAFRILGEAEDARDVCQSTFLRAFEHLPSYRDDLPFFSWLYRIAVNEALRCLQRNRARRSLTAPGNGFSEPGAEDGPQREVLRGEWAEAIDRALRRLTTDHRVVIILRHFMDCSYQEMAVILDLPEKTVKSRLFEARQNLRRVIRV